From the genome of Solanum dulcamara chromosome 12, daSolDulc1.2, whole genome shotgun sequence:
taatactaataaactTTGGAAAAGGAAATGACAATACGCCCAACTGCCAATTAACATTCTACCATAATCTTTGACATGTCACACCTTCCTATTAAAAGGTTATGTCCTCAGTGAGCTTAAGTTTGCATCATATCCTACCTAATTACCTCACCCCAATAATTCTTAGGTATATCCTATATGATTGCAAAATGTTTCGTACACCGGAGTGCTTTTCTACCTTGCTTCAAAAATCTGAATGCTTGAAGAAATATTTGAAGAAATTAATAATTCTTGTAGAGTAGAACAAAAGCATAAAAGTAAATAATATAAGAAGGGTAAGCCATTGATTTTAATTGTAATATGTAAAATCCATTCACAGatgaaacaacaaaaaaatctatcttttcTATCAATTCTCCATTTATAATTTACATTTCATGGAGGGACTTGCAAAAGAGAAGAACAATTACAGAAAAGAATGAGCCCAAATAGAAACTATCAAAACAATTGAGAAAAAAGAAGCAACACTCTGCTAAATCCTGCTGTATCAATCtgtacccaaaaaaaaaaaactcacaaCCAAAGTCATACACAATTGGTGCtgtctttgaaatttgaataGAGCATGGTAATCTGGAGTAACCCAAAAATGTACAGGGTACCAACCAATAGGCTAGGCACCCAAAGAATCAAGAACGACAACCTTCTATTCACCACGCCTTCTCTCTGCATCCTGCACATCCAATGATTCGGGAAATATCTCCTTTGAGTGTCGTCTAGTTGAGAAAGAATGAACCCCTTCTGCAATTTGACCACTTCCTTGAGACCCTGTAGTTGCTGACTTCTTAAAACTACTTGCACCTTCCACCTTATTAGCTGGTAGAGCTACTATATCCGAGAAGCTGTTACGCCAGCTCCCAAATAGAGTAGCATTCCATGACCCTCTGGACGAGGTTGTTCTAAGTCGTTCGGTAATAGTGTGTTCTTCCCTAACTACCTTCAATGGGCTTTCCAAAGCTTTAAGGATAGACCTCATTAACGGCCTCCTCGAAGGCTTGGGATTGAGACAAGATCTGGCAACAATAGCCATGGCCCATACTTCCTCTAATAAATCGTCATCTACGATTAGGGAAGGATCTGCTATGTTTGTTACAAGTTCCTTATCATCCATACTAATGGAAGGCAGTGATTTGTCCAACCAATCCTTCATGGTAGCATCACTAGATGCACTGATACCCAACTTGCCAGTTACCAGCTCAAGCAAAACCTTTCCAAAACAATAAACATCGTATGCACAAGTGGCATTAAGCGTACCTGTCCACCAGAAAAGAAGATTAGAAAGtcaaatttcatcattttaacAATAAGCCATTATGGAAAAGCAAGACTTAATAAATGTTAAAATATCGAGTAAACtttattcatcataattgaattaaCAAGTGGCAAGTGTACCTGATGCGCCTTGCTCCGATGTTCTGCATAGTAGGAAGGAAAAGACTATCAATAAGTAGTTTCAGTTGAGAGGTAATAATATAATTACTTGTTATTACTAAATGAGCTAGATATCATGCAGGAAAAAGACAACACAACCACTCATAATATCTAAAACACATACACGAATCGAAAAAAATGTTTCCTGTGGGGAGAATGTAGGCTATAAATAAAGCTTGGTAAAGTAGAAAGAAGATTAGAGAAAAGAGCCACTTACTGTGCCTCAatccaaaatataaatattttcatataaaataaaataaaaagaaaagcaacAACTACTCACTGTGGCAGTCGCAGAATCCTGGAAATCCTGTTTTGATGGGTGTCTCCTTCTTGTGCACAGACCTTACTCAAACTCCCTAACCGTACTTCAAATTTATCATCAAGAAGTATGCTGCTTGCTTGGACATCTCTGTAAATATAACAAGACAAGGTTCAAAAAAGGTGTTTCACCATAGTACCCTTATATGACGGAGATTATGAGAATTTTCATCTGCAATGCAGCAGAAAGACAATGAAACCATTTAGAATAGTATAAAACCTGTCTTTTACAGTTCACTGATATAGCTCGGGGAAAATCCAGAAACTTGTGCAATTGGTTTCTCCTATTTCATGCACTACCTAAGCATGGTCTACTATGCAGGCGTTTGGAAAGTTCCAGCTTTGACCATCTTTTGTCTATACCACGTGATATGGTCGAAAAGAAACAGAGAGAAGATAAGAAATACTTATTTATGCATGTTGGCTTAAGAAATTCTAGATGCCACATGAAACAAATACTACTTAACTGAAAAATGTGGGTGAATAGCTTGTGGAAAGTGAAGGTGTAACCTATAGTGAAATAGATTACATTCATGACTGAAATTGGGAGGAAGAAATGGACATAAATCACGGTGAATATCTAAACCTGTTCTGTAAGCATAGTAAATATTCAAACTAACTTCAGAAGGAGCTCGATGGGTCTATAAAGTACAAAGGAAGTCCAGGAAATAAATTTGCTAGTCACTGTTTTACCAGCTCAATCAATATGTACATAGTTTTTATCACGAGTGTGTCAAGGAGCTATGCTAatgttttataaagaaaaagtcAGTCAAAGTGCTATCCTATTAGAAATCctttgatgaaaaaataaataaaaggttACTTATAAATTACGAGATTTCTAAATGACCTACCTAACATATTTACCAGCTAGTACTCAACTAAACAAGTTTAACCACCTCATAAAATCTCAGTATCAAAAGCGGCACCCATGTCAAACACAAGAAGACCTGGATGTTAGAAAGTTTTCAAAAAATCAATAagcaaacctacctcaatttgCCATAGTTccagaaatattttttaatatgctAGAGCAGTAGGAAATCTAGTAACCGTGAACCTTAAGCCATTTCACTAGATATAGAATCtagaagaagaaacaagaacTTGCTAATTGGAAATAACCATGCATGTAACTAGAGTGCATAGCTAGTAAAAGCGTATATAACCATAGACgtcatcaaaagaaaaaagtattACAACCATGCCCCCTAATTGGCCAAATCGTGTTGTTGTGGaaaatttgtaatttattacACGTGAATAAACATAGAGAACACATAAATGAAGAACCTCAAGATGATAGATTGAAGCTCCAAATCAAACATGTCATGGAGATTACAGATCTCCAAAAGGGCACATTACAGAACACAAGTACCAATTCGTTGAAGTAGGTTTCGCTCAAAACACTCTCCTAGTACGTCTGGAATAATTAGCCCAAGATTGTGAAGTAATACACAAAAATGACCAAAAGAGTAAAGGATTTACTCTTTTCATCCTTACTCTTGTATGGTGTAACAGGGATATGTCAAGACAAAATTTGGCTTCAAGTACCAAGACAgcccatatttcatattttcTGTAAATAGTTTATGATGGATTTGCCCAATTCATGTGTCCTAGAAAGCTTTTAGATCACTGAAAAGAAAGTTTTGGATTGTATTTAATTGCTAAATATCCAGCTCCGGTTTGTATCCTGTGGCCACTTTGCTCCAAACAAAGAACACCTCAGAGTATATTTAATTTGCAAACCATCCAGCTCTAGCTGATACCTTGCACCGGCTATTATGCTATTGACCTACTGGCACTGATAGACTGTTGAAATCCAAAAAGTACAAAATGGTGCCATCATTAACTTGGCCAAGTTTTATCAGTAAGGAGAGGCTTTTTCAGTGATGCCAATTAGTATGGAGGAAACTTAAACACTCATCTTTCACGAATAATAGAAGTTTTTTATCTTCTGAAATATCATCTATTAATAAAATTGGCATATCATTTATTACGCTAATTCACCAAAAATCTACAGCCAAAGAAACACATGTAGAGGAATATACAACTACTCTTCCGAGATTCATGATCAAGTGTCCCATCACAATAACAACTTATGATTCAGATAGTATAAAGATAATAGGTCTGGTCTGTTACTGCAATTTAAAAGTTGTCAGATTAAGCGTGATAAGTGGAAGTAAGAGTAATGCATCGCAACAAGTACTGAAATACCTGTGCACAAGAGGCGGATTACATTCATGATGCAGATAAGACAAACACTCAGCAGCTCCAATAGCGATTTTCAGTCTCGTTATCCAATCAAGTGACTGCAAACTATCAGCATCTGAATTGTGTTTACTTAACAAGGAACTAGAGAGATCTCCATTTGGCATATATTTGTATACCAGaaacttttcattttcattCTCCAAACAATGTCCCAGAAGAGGTACTACTCTAGAATGAGAAACTTTGCTGAAGAAGTCCAATTCTAACAAGTATGCTTCCTTTTTAACTGAGCTGGAATCAATTCTTTTAACTACTACATGAACCCCACCTTCCAGGATTCCACGGAATATATCACTTGAATGTCCATGCTTAATAAGATTTGCATCACTGAATTCACCGGTTGTTTGAAGGATCTGCTGGTAGTTAAATGCTACTCCtaaacttgaaaatttcaatGATGCTCCTGGAGGTGGGGAAGGACTTGCACTAGTAGGAACAGGCTCTACACCAGTGACCCTTTGATTCGTAGTGCCCCTCTTGCAGCAACAAATCAGCAGCACTACAAAGATTATCACAGTAGCAATAAATCCGACACCCCCTAGAACAGCAGCTGATATGATTACATTTTTGTGACTCTTCTTTTCCGATTTAGGAGCCGGAGGCTCCATGGCATTAGGCACTCCAAAATTGTCAAATATCAAGCCTCGCTCATCATAGAAAGATGCACATTCACTTGTATCCCTTTGACTTCCCAATCTTTGTAGGCAATTTCTGTTAAGGGACACATTGCTTTGCCAGTACTGAGGAACTTTGCCTTGGAAATAGTTGTTTGATAGATCAAGAAAACTGAATCTCCGAATTACAGGCGGCAGATTACCATAAAACATATTCTGAGAAAGATTCAAGAACTTCAACTGAGATAAAGTTCCAATGACAGGAGGAATAGCCCCAGACAAAAAATTTGAGGACATATCAAGCAAAGTAAGGTTCCCAAGAGACCCAAATGATGCAGGAATTGACCCACCAAGTGAATTGTGTGAAAGATCAAGAACTGAAAGACTTGACAATTGACTGAAACTTGAAGGCACCATTCCACTAAGACCATTATTGGATATGTATAAAACAACTAAACTTGTCAAATtgccaagagttgaaggaatagtACCAGTTATTGAACAGAAGCTAAGATCAAGAACCTGTAGAGCTGCAAGTCTAATGCCAAACCATTGAGGAATAGAACCCGGAAGTGCAAAATTTGATGCATTGAATGACTCCAAGAGAGTCAAATTTTGAAGGGCATCAACCAAGAATTGAGGATTTTGACTCCCATTTCGGGTTCGCTTAAAACCAGAGACGTTAATCCCAGTAACTCGACCATTTTTGCAAGTAATACCTCTCCAGTTTGAACAAGGGGTAGCCTTAATAGGCCACTCTCTGGCTCTTAATCCTAAAGAAGATCTCAATTGAAGCAAAGCCAATCTGTCTTCTTGCTCTAATGTAGAATGAAAAAGCAAGAAAAACACGAAACAAAGGTAAACCAGTTGATGCTGAACCTTCATTGAAACTTGAAGGTTTGGGGTATACAAATATGCAATTGGGTATACAAATATGAATGCAAGTGATGCATTGAAACTTGAAGGTTTGGGGTTTGATTCTTGGTCTTGAAAAGTATACAAGTGCTAAAATAGTTGGGTTACTCTTTTCTTTTAGTTGATGGGTGACGGAGAAAAGATTAAAAAGTAATCAAAAGTGGAGGGAAGGAGGGAGGGAGGGAGAAATAGGAGAAAAATGAAGCACGCAGCCCTCCATTTTCTACTTTTATACAGTGTGAAAGCTCCCACTTCGATGGAAAGTGGATAATATTAAAGAGAACATAATATTCGcttctctttattttatataGTCGAAGAAACAACAGCTTTATATTTCTGCCGCCGGACGGTGACCTGAAAATGTGCATTTACGCCTGAATGGATCATACTTAACATTAACATTAATGtcactttaattatttatttgtcctttttgcctaattttcaaaaattggaAGACACTCGATTGACAAACTCATTTGTCCCTTAATTGGAGGTATCGATAGGATGATTCAACgggttattttttttaaaaaaattatatcatcaCTATTTTTCAGGTACTTTATAATGTATAATTAAAATGAGATTTTTTAAAATCGTCCTCATCATATCGATTTCTCTTCGATATTGATACAGTTTGATTAACACACTTTGTGTAACACACTTATTGTGCTGAGTCAGCgataagtgtcaaaatgacacaacgGACTTTCACATGAGGTGTTGAAAATGAACAAAGTCTGATTGAGGTATCTAAGTAAAAATCGGTGCCAATTTTAGGGGGTCACCGATGGGTTCAGcccaatatactatctattataataatatacttacattatattgaaatcttatagtgactacaaatttaattttcaatataagattatgtaaagtaaaaaaaaaatatttaattgaatcatacaaaatttatagaaaaaaaattaaaaaatgcaaagactcaatgagtctttgactttattaatatattgataaaattcaaaacatataagctacaaacttacaattagttgtatataattAATTGTAATTTCAACACATTTTGAATCATTTTCTCCAATTCATCTATATTAACATTAACAGTAATTgactcataatttttaaaatcaactaCTCCGTAATTTGGACTACCTTGTGCCGAAGGATCtccaattgacattatttcttcaagttctccttCTTCCGTATTTTCTGCTCTTCCTTTATTCCTACGCtctgatctaatccaatctctAAGGcaaactaaaatattcatggcaTTACTCTCCAAAAAGTGGCGATTGTCTTCGATCTGATGTCTTCCTTGACTAAATACGCTAACTGATGCAATAGTTGACATTGAAATATTTAGCACATTTCTAGCCATGGTTGATAATActggatattattttttattgttcttcCATCATTCTAGTGTAGTGACACTATTTTCATCATAGATCTCTGGAGTctgtctcaaataataattaagctcgTCTCGATTTATACTCTGTTGTTATATAGACTGTATTCTAttccaaatagataaattagaaaaatcatGGGCAGGCATACCACGTGCCTGTCTTTTAGAAGATAATGGCTCATCAGAAGGACGAGATAAAGGAACAGTATGACTATAGGTAACATTATTAAGTAAATcgatataatgattatataatgtttgaatataATCATTTGTAACACTCATCACCTTAAACATACTAggatcttcatctttttcaatttctataAAAGTATATTTATGGCGAACACATTCAAACATagtattaaatttcatatacaaatttaacataacaccaattaaataaatagcagaaatagaaaaaaaagattttaaaattttttctatcatttcagcgACATCTTCTTTGTAAtcaactttatttttatattccaTAAGCAATACATAAATTTCGGctaaataagctaaaatatttACAAACAGCAGGATAATAAGCactaaaaaattcaagaatagccaaataattttttttaaaaaatataacaacatcattaattttagtcTAATCAGATTCTTCCAACATAACTTCGGgaaatttatatgcatattaATTAAACGTTGTAGTTATAGGGGCTTTATAAATATTAcaagtctttaaaaaatcataagttgAATTCCACCTAGTCTCAATTTCTTCGGGCATTAATCTTggtctaagattattttttttgcattttcttttaaattctataagtctaacttttctattattttcttgaataaaaccaactgcatgcctaattttttcaattgttggctcaaaaaaataaagttcatcttttacaattaaattatatatatgacaagtacatctaatatgaaaaatatcttctaaagggaggaaaaactcagttttcaaagaattaataATAGCGGTGTTGTTAGATACATTAttaaaagaaatacataaaactttgtGTTGAAAACCATAATATTTTGCAACCATTGATATAGAATCAGAAATAAATTGTGTATTATGTTTTCGgttttcatcatattgaaatgctaaaatacgtctttgcataataaaatcactatCTATCCAATGATAAGtaacaattaaataattatttttatttatagcacaATCAAGATCAGAAGTAAGTGAAACTCTACATGAAAGATTTGTTAATAACCaacgtaaataatatgcatattgtccatgaagtctaaaaatatctgaTCTACAAGTATTTTTAGAAATACCGTTAAACATGagattataaattgattgtttataatgaaaaaaaaatcagaaaaagcaaatgaaaaaggtagaCAACCCACAACTATTATTTTCGCTATCTCTTCATGgtccctcattttattatacgtcCCCGTTAATTTTTCGGTCTGTGGATTTATTCTACTTTGAACTAGCCTAGTAGCACCCCCTATTCGTTCTTTCCAATCAGAATGCTTATTGTCTAGATGTCTAGTCAATTGACCCGTTCCACCTCTATTACCTCCAGTCTTATTCTCGAAATATTTTTGACATTCTTTACATTTAACTTTAGTTGTTTTAGCTATGCATTCAAAATAATGCCATactaaactaattttttttctttcttttataggTCGTGGAGGAAGATTAACAGTTCTAGATTGAGTATTATCTATATCTACATCAGGATTAGTTGGTGTAACATCCACATCATCATTACTATCTTGTTCTTAttctacttcaaattcatttgGTTCTTCTATATTGTAGGTTTcttgatattcattttcattcatatcatgtgcacctacacctatttctccaaattcactAGGTGGTGCTTCAGGTATACGAGAATAATTTCTACTTGTACTACTTCTACTgaaaatactttttttcttaCTATCACTATCTCCGTCGGAACAcaaatttttaacacttttacctatatttttagtctatccattatgcaaattaaactaataaaaattataaacacaaaaattaaatatttaaatatactagaattaaattactaaataaaagcaaaagaaggaacgattataccaaattgccggaatcaaataaaaaatcataaaattgatgaaatgttgaatacttaaaagttgaaaacttccacttgatgttgttaattgcaaaaaataataaaagtttgatatcactttaagagaaaattgagagaattagatgattgttggTGGAAAAAAATGATTAAGTGTTGTcagtatttatagaaaaaaaattgagtaataatttttatttttttttaaaaatgtcatttttggccaattttcagaaaatgatCATTGGGCCCAACGACCACTTTCTGAAAAGTAGCCCAAtggctatttcaatttttttttattctactGAGCCGATGGACCGGTGGGCCAGATACTGGTTCCTTAACCGGCCGGTCTAATCGGTCTAACAAATTCAAGCCAAAAATTACACCGAATCGGTCTAATTATTTTTGGGGTGAGCCAGTACCCGATCCAGTCCCAACCGTGTCGGGCCCTTAATGGGCTGCCTGGCCAAAAACCGAGCCACCTGGTCCATTTGACACTCTTAATTTGGTCACTGATACCATGTTATATTTACAACATCGGATTTAGGAAGTACCTCTCATAAGGCCGCCACCAGCAATCGCTCTTCATTGGATGAGCCTAAGAAGTCATTACATCTTTTCTAGGTATGTCTTCTGCCACATATTCTTCTACCTCTGCTTCCTCATCCTCATTATCAATACTAGagttgtacagggcaaaccgataaatcgcaccaaaccgacaaatcgaaccaaatcggaaaaaaaaccctactagtggtttggtttgacttggtttggtgtttgaaaaaaaacccgaccattatagagttggtttggttttaactaaaaaaagtcaaactgaacccaaaccgacccgattatagacatactacttttaaattatgttatacataaaaatatttattaaaatgtaatttataaatatttttttaaaatttttcatagtttttgttttctttcttacatttagatttggattgagaagctcatctaaataatatacaaaaaaaacacatcttataaagttatattataaagttaaaactttaaacagtgttctgcctctatcttatatgttgatattttgtactagaactcttttttaagaagcactactctgtgctttttattaaatactatgaaaaattcgagaaacccaaaaaaacccCGAAAAACccggaaaaatccaaaaaattcgagaaaaattgatataaaaaacccgacttttattgatttggtttgatttatagatttaataacccgacacaa
Proteins encoded in this window:
- the LOC129877618 gene encoding probable LRR receptor-like serine/threonine-protein kinase At2g16250, which translates into the protein MKVQHQLVYLCFVFFLLFHSTLEQEDRLALLQLRSSLGLRAREWPIKATPCSNWRGITCKNGRVTGINVSGFKRTRNGSQNPQFLVDALQNLTLLESFNASNFALPGSIPQWFGIRLAALQVLDLSFCSITGTIPSTLGNLTSLVVLYISNNGLSGMVPSSFSQLSSLSVLDLSHNSLGGSIPASFGSLGNLTLLDMSSNFLSGAIPPVIGTLSQLKFLNLSQNMFYGNLPPVIRRFSFLDLSNNYFQGKVPQYWQSNVSLNRNCLQRLGSQRDTSECASFYDERGLIFDNFGVPNAMEPPAPKSEKKSHKNVIISAAVLGGVGFIATVIIFVVLLICCCKRGTTNQRVTGVEPVPTSASPSPPPGASLKFSSLGVAFNYQQILQTTGEFSDANLIKHGHSSDIFRGILEGGVHVVVKRIDSSSVKKEAYLLELDFFSKVSHSRVVPLLGHCLENENEKFLVYKYMPNGDLSSSLLSKHNSDADSLQSLDWITRLKIAIGAAECLSYLHHECNPPLVHRDVQASSILLDDKFEVRLGSLSKVCAQEGDTHQNRISRILRLPQTSEQGASGTLNATCAYDVYCFGKVLLELVTGKLGISASSDATMKDWLDKSLPSISMDDKELVTNIADPSLIVDDDLLEEVWAMAIVARSCLNPKPSRRPLMRSILKALESPLKVVREEHTITERLRTTSSRGSWNATLFGSWRNSFSDIVALPANKVEGASSFKKSATTGSQGSGQIAEGVHSFSTRRHSKEIFPESLDVQDAERRRGE